A window of the Methyloprofundus sp. genome harbors these coding sequences:
- a CDS encoding dihydroorotase has translation MHQITLTRPDDWHLHVRTGDMLKTVINHTARQFARAIIMPNLQPPVINVAQALSYQQEIQQATDSAYNFTPLMVLYLTNSTSMGDVKQAAESPFVQAFKLYPAGATTNSDQGVTDLEAMSSIFAAIQKYDMPLLIHGEVTDAHIDIFDRERIFIEQKLSHIQQNFPSLRIVLEHVTTREAVQFVQETPDTIAATITPQHLMYNRNAILVGGIKPHYYCLPILKRERHRQSLIQAATSGNPKFFLGTDSAPHLTHLKENDCGCAGCYSAYAAIELYTEVFDNENALDKLEGFASFYGADFYKLPRNTEQITLEKTDWQVPEHYTVSAANQLTPLKAGETLHWQLKG, from the coding sequence ATGCACCAAATTACCCTCACCCGCCCCGATGATTGGCACTTACATGTACGCACGGGGGATATGCTTAAAACTGTTATTAACCATACTGCTCGGCAATTTGCGCGCGCCATCATCATGCCTAATCTACAACCTCCTGTAATCAATGTAGCGCAAGCACTCAGTTATCAACAAGAAATTCAACAAGCGACTGACAGCGCCTACAATTTCACGCCATTAATGGTACTGTACTTAACCAACAGTACTAGCATGGGTGATGTCAAACAAGCGGCCGAATCCCCGTTTGTGCAGGCTTTTAAACTTTATCCGGCAGGTGCGACCACTAATTCAGACCAAGGTGTAACCGATTTAGAAGCTATGTCCTCTATATTTGCAGCCATACAAAAATATGATATGCCACTACTTATACACGGCGAAGTAACTGATGCACATATTGATATTTTTGACCGTGAACGGATCTTTATTGAACAAAAACTCAGCCACATTCAACAAAATTTCCCAAGCTTACGTATTGTATTGGAGCATGTGACAACCAGAGAGGCAGTACAGTTTGTACAGGAAACACCTGATACCATTGCAGCAACCATTACCCCACAGCATCTTATGTATAACCGTAATGCTATTTTAGTGGGTGGTATCAAACCACATTACTATTGCTTACCCATCCTAAAACGTGAACGGCATAGACAATCTCTAATACAAGCAGCGACTAGTGGTAACCCAAAATTCTTTTTAGGCACCGACAGTGCACCGCATTTAACGCATCTCAAGGAAAATGACTGTGGTTGTGCCGGCTGTTATTCCGCTTATGCTGCTATAGAGCTGTATACGGAAGTATTTGATAATGAAAATGCATTGGATAAATTAGAAGGTTTTGCTAGCTTTTATGGTGCTGATTTTTATAAGCTACCGCGCAACACCGAGCAAATTACCCTAGAAAAAACTGACTGGCAAGTACCAGAACATTACACTGTATCAGCAGCAAACCAACTTACTCCCTTAAAAGCTGGGGAAACATTACATTGGCAACTTAAAGGTTAA
- a CDS encoding flagellar hook-associated protein 3 FlgL, which translates to MRVSTSWTQQLSVTAMLNQQATVTKTQMQLSTGLKNLTPADDPIAAKNIMDFQERIDKTIQYQENADMAKARNGLEGSVLMNSRESLLRARDLAVQALNEAVLKPEDKLAIEAEIRQIQEGVLALANTQDANGEYIFSGTHSKTATFSSTAPYVYQGSGMQRELQIGPARRIADGDLGFAIFENIPTASAPPPATRNIFDTLEAFSDGLTGAVLPYHGTVNAALADIDAVLEKVGEAEARVGARLRALDNQEDQNESYLLAMRSTLSEVKDLDYAEAISRFELENTVLQASQQAYVKVQGLSLFNFL; encoded by the coding sequence ATGAGAGTCTCGACTTCTTGGACACAACAATTAAGCGTTACCGCAATGCTTAATCAACAGGCAACTGTTACCAAAACACAAATGCAATTATCAACAGGGTTAAAAAATTTAACACCTGCGGATGATCCTATTGCTGCCAAAAATATAATGGATTTTCAAGAGCGTATTGATAAAACTATTCAATATCAAGAAAATGCGGATATGGCTAAAGCAAGAAACGGGCTAGAAGGCTCAGTACTAATGAATAGCCGGGAAAGCTTGCTTAGAGCACGTGACCTTGCTGTGCAAGCTTTGAATGAGGCTGTATTAAAACCTGAAGATAAGTTGGCAATAGAAGCAGAAATACGTCAGATTCAGGAAGGTGTACTCGCTTTAGCTAATACTCAAGATGCTAATGGCGAGTATATTTTTTCAGGTACACATTCAAAAACAGCTACTTTTTCATCGACGGCTCCTTATGTCTATCAAGGAAGTGGCATGCAGAGAGAATTGCAAATTGGCCCAGCTCGACGCATTGCCGATGGTGATTTAGGATTTGCCATCTTTGAAAATATCCCCACTGCCTCCGCACCGCCACCCGCTACCAGAAATATCTTTGATACCTTAGAAGCGTTTTCAGATGGTTTAACAGGGGCTGTTTTGCCCTATCATGGAACAGTTAATGCAGCGTTAGCTGATATTGATGCCGTTTTAGAAAAGGTGGGTGAGGCTGAGGCAAGAGTAGGAGCAAGGCTAAGAGCTTTAGATAATCAGGAAGACCAGAATGAAAGCTACTTACTCGCTATGCGAAGTACTTTATCAGAGGTGAAAGACTTAGATTATGCAGAAGCGATTAGTCGCTTTGAGCTAGAAAATACGGTATTGCAAGCATCACAACAAGCTTATGTTAAAGTACAAGGCTTGTCTTTATTTAACTTTTTATAA
- a CDS encoding membrane-associated protein encodes MEDLILYIQANIQYAHYIIFGALLLAGFNIPVSEDAMLFISAILASQNPDYLVHLFVAVYLGAYFSDLICYGLGRVVGPKLFEIRFFANMVSRERIDKISAYYEEYGVVTLILGRFIPFGVRNALFLTAGLGKMQFIKFALSDWLACTISTVCFFTLYYNYGEDVIDYIKQGNMVFFGIAAVLLSVFWYRKKQVA; translated from the coding sequence ATGGAAGATCTTATATTATATATTCAGGCGAACATCCAATACGCGCATTATATTATTTTTGGTGCCTTACTATTAGCAGGGTTCAACATACCCGTTTCTGAAGATGCCATGTTGTTTATTTCAGCCATTTTAGCCAGTCAAAACCCGGATTATTTAGTGCATTTATTTGTAGCTGTTTACTTGGGCGCTTATTTTTCTGATTTAATCTGCTACGGTTTAGGCAGAGTTGTTGGCCCCAAATTATTTGAAATACGCTTTTTTGCCAATATGGTGTCCCGAGAAAGAATCGATAAGATTTCTGCCTATTATGAAGAGTATGGCGTGGTGACTTTAATATTAGGCAGGTTCATCCCGTTTGGGGTTAGAAATGCACTATTTTTAACCGCTGGCTTAGGTAAAATGCAGTTTATAAAATTTGCCTTATCCGATTGGCTTGCCTGTACTATCTCAACGGTTTGTTTTTTTACTTTGTACTACAACTATGGTGAAGATGTTATTGACTATATCAAGCAGGGTAATATGGTGTTTTTTGGAATCGCCGCGGTTTTACTTAGCGTGTTCTGGTACCGCAAAAAACAAGTTGCATAA
- a CDS encoding quinolinate synthase: MSALPIQDYALLSDEECDLKIQQAKATLGDRCIVLGHHYQRDEVFKHADISGDSLKLSKEAAESDAEYIVFCGVHFMAEVADILSRPEQIAILPDLAAGCSMADMANKTAVQRCWDELAKVIDVENTVTPVTYINSAADLKAFCGQHEGIVCTSSNAQKILDWSFAKREKILFFPDQHLGRNTAFQMGIPLDEMVVWDFSKPLGGLTVEQIQKAKMILWGGYCSVHQFFQPEHIDDFLERYPETKVVAHPEACFEVCQKADYIGSTEMILKIVREAEPNTRWLVATELNLVNRLHEECQAQGKNVHFMSPALSMCSTMFRTDPQHVAWILENLVAGQVVNRIQVADTDAKFAKIALDNMLSL; this comes from the coding sequence ATGTCAGCACTACCCATTCAAGATTACGCATTACTTTCTGATGAAGAATGTGATTTAAAAATTCAGCAAGCAAAAGCCACATTAGGCGATCGCTGTATTGTTTTAGGGCATCATTACCAACGTGATGAAGTCTTTAAACATGCTGATATTTCAGGTGATTCACTAAAGCTATCTAAAGAAGCAGCGGAATCAGATGCAGAATACATCGTGTTTTGTGGGGTGCATTTTATGGCAGAAGTGGCGGATATTTTATCGCGCCCTGAGCAAATTGCTATTTTACCTGATTTGGCTGCTGGTTGTTCGATGGCAGATATGGCTAATAAAACAGCTGTACAGCGTTGTTGGGATGAATTGGCGAAGGTGATTGATGTTGAAAATACCGTTACCCCAGTGACTTACATTAATTCAGCGGCAGATTTAAAAGCATTTTGTGGTCAGCATGAAGGCATTGTTTGTACCTCTTCCAATGCGCAAAAAATTCTGGATTGGAGTTTTGCCAAGCGCGAAAAAATCCTATTTTTCCCCGATCAACATTTAGGGCGTAATACTGCTTTTCAAATGGGTATTCCATTAGATGAAATGGTAGTTTGGGATTTTAGTAAACCACTCGGTGGCTTGACTGTCGAGCAGATTCAAAAAGCCAAAATGATCTTATGGGGCGGTTATTGCTCAGTGCATCAATTTTTTCAACCTGAACATATTGATGACTTTCTAGAGCGTTACCCTGAGACAAAAGTGGTAGCACATCCAGAAGCTTGTTTTGAAGTGTGTCAAAAGGCTGACTATATTGGCTCCACTGAAATGATTTTAAAAATTGTGCGCGAAGCCGAACCTAATACCCGTTGGTTAGTGGCTACCGAGTTGAATTTGGTTAATCGTCTGCATGAAGAATGCCAAGCTCAAGGCAAGAACGTACACTTTATGTCACCTGCACTCAGCATGTGTTCCACTATGTTCCGTACCGATCCACAGCATGTGGCATGGATATTGGAGAATTTAGTGGCAGGGCAGGTAGTCAATCGGATACAAGTTGCCGATACTGATGCAAAATTCGCCAAAATTGCGTTGGATAATATGCTCTCTTTATAA
- a CDS encoding tRNA(fMet)-specific endonuclease VapC (type II toxin-antitoxin system toxin) produces MYMLDTNICIYVLKKRSDKLRYKFKATKNLSISSVTYGELCFGIENGDNSMREARWKELNLFTQRLLIEPWDENAAKHYGSIRAFLKKQGTPIANNDLLIAAHARSLDSVMVTHNVREFDRVPSLIVENWVSE; encoded by the coding sequence ATGTATATGCTAGATACAAATATTTGTATTTATGTTTTAAAAAAACGCTCCGATAAACTGCGCTATAAATTCAAGGCGACAAAAAACCTTAGTATTTCATCAGTAACTTACGGTGAACTTTGCTTTGGTATTGAAAATGGAGACAACTCCATGAGAGAGGCTCGGTGGAAAGAGCTTAATCTATTTACGCAACGATTACTTATTGAGCCTTGGGATGAAAATGCAGCTAAACATTATGGCTCTATTAGAGCATTTCTAAAAAAACAGGGAACTCCGATTGCTAATAATGACCTTTTGATTGCAGCCCATGCTAGAAGTTTGGATTCAGTCATGGTGACTCATAATGTTCGAGAATTTGATAGAGTCCCTAGCCTTATTGTAGAAAATTGGGTAAGCGAGTAA
- a CDS encoding antitoxin VapB (type II toxin-antitoxin system antitoxin): MSSQIAKVFMNGRSQAVRLPKEYRFDTDEVYISKQGQNVIISAKKPTWDEFFDSKSAFDDDFLKERFDSLPQERDFD; encoded by the coding sequence ATGTCCTCTCAGATAGCTAAAGTTTTTATGAATGGCCGAAGCCAAGCAGTACGTTTACCTAAAGAATACCGTTTTGATACCGATGAAGTTTACATTTCCAAACAAGGGCAAAATGTTATTATTTCTGCTAAAAAACCAACATGGGATGAGTTCTTTGATTCTAAGTCTGCCTTTGATGATGATTTTTTAAAAGAAAGGTTTGATAGCTTGCCTCAAGAACGAGATTTTGATTGA
- a CDS encoding aspartyl-tRNA synthetase has protein sequence MRTHKCGELNKDNLGEAVELCGWVHRRRDHGGVIFIDLRDRAGLVQVVFNPEAEDTFAIAESVRSEYVLRVEGIVRDRLEGTVNSNMATGEIEILVSHIEVLNESETPPFPIESDIEVNEEMRLRYRYIDLRKTAMLEKMKVRRDVTRHLRNFLDSEDFFEMETPILTKATPEGARDYIVPSRTHPNSFFALPQSPQLYKQLLMMAGMDKYYQVVRCFRDEDLRADRQPEFTQLDIETSFMNEDEIMAVMEEMIRQLYKDVIDVRLDDQFPKITYQESMSRYGCDRPDLRIPLELVDIADEMKDVEFKVFSGPANDPQGRVVALRIPGGAKLSRKDIDLYTKYVSIYGAKGLAYIKVNDRDAGLEGLQSPIVKFAPAEVWEAVMSKAGAQTGDLIFFGADKAKIVNEAIGALRVKVGLDLDLLEGDWKPVWVVDFPMFDWDDKNQRWNAIHHPFTAPSCSEEELKADPGAALSRAYDLVLNGTEVGGGSIRINKTGMQQTVLEILGIGEQEAQDKFGFLLEALKYGCPPHGGMAYGLDRLVMLMTKSASIREVIAFPKTQSAACPLVDAPAAVSEEQLRELSIKLRKVVSKEEA, from the coding sequence ATGCGTACCCACAAGTGCGGAGAGTTAAACAAAGACAATTTAGGTGAAGCAGTCGAGCTGTGTGGCTGGGTACATAGAAGACGTGACCACGGTGGCGTTATTTTTATCGATTTAAGAGATCGTGCTGGCTTGGTACAGGTGGTTTTTAATCCTGAAGCAGAAGATACCTTTGCTATTGCTGAAAGCGTACGTAGTGAATATGTATTGCGCGTAGAAGGTATCGTCAGAGATCGTTTGGAAGGCACAGTTAATTCCAATATGGCGACGGGTGAAATCGAAATTTTGGTGAGTCATATCGAAGTTCTGAATGAATCTGAAACGCCGCCTTTCCCGATTGAAAGTGATATTGAAGTGAACGAAGAAATGCGTTTGCGTTATCGCTATATTGATTTGCGTAAAACGGCAATGTTGGAAAAAATGAAAGTGCGTCGTGATGTCACACGTCATTTGCGTAATTTCCTTGATAGTGAAGACTTCTTCGAAATGGAAACGCCTATTTTAACTAAGGCAACGCCTGAAGGAGCAAGGGATTATATTGTTCCAAGTCGTACCCACCCAAACTCTTTTTTCGCGCTGCCACAATCACCACAGCTGTATAAACAGTTGTTGATGATGGCGGGTATGGATAAATATTACCAAGTAGTACGTTGCTTCCGTGATGAAGATTTACGTGCCGATAGACAGCCTGAATTTACTCAGTTAGATATTGAAACGTCTTTTATGAATGAAGACGAGATTATGGCGGTGATGGAAGAAATGATTCGCCAGCTATATAAAGACGTGATTGATGTGCGCTTGGATGACCAGTTTCCAAAAATCACTTATCAAGAATCAATGTCGCGTTATGGTTGTGATCGTCCTGATTTGCGTATCCCACTAGAATTAGTGGATATTGCTGATGAAATGAAGGATGTAGAGTTTAAGGTATTCTCTGGCCCTGCTAATGACCCACAGGGTCGTGTGGTTGCTTTACGTATTCCAGGTGGCGCTAAACTAAGTCGTAAAGATATTGACCTTTACACTAAGTACGTCAGTATTTATGGCGCAAAAGGTTTGGCATACATCAAAGTAAATGATCGTGATGCTGGCTTAGAAGGCTTGCAATCACCGATTGTTAAATTTGCCCCTGCAGAAGTGTGGGAAGCGGTCATGAGCAAAGCAGGCGCACAAACGGGTGATTTGATTTTCTTTGGTGCTGATAAAGCGAAAATCGTTAATGAAGCGATTGGTGCGTTACGCGTTAAAGTCGGCCTAGACTTAGATTTATTGGAAGGTGACTGGAAACCGGTTTGGGTTGTTGATTTTCCTATGTTTGACTGGGATGATAAAAACCAACGTTGGAATGCTATTCATCATCCGTTTACTGCGCCTAGTTGTTCTGAGGAGGAATTGAAAGCTGATCCAGGCGCGGCGTTATCACGCGCTTATGATTTAGTGCTGAATGGTACTGAAGTGGGTGGTGGTTCGATTCGTATCAATAAAACGGGTATGCAACAAACAGTACTAGAAATTTTAGGTATTGGCGAGCAAGAAGCACAAGATAAATTTGGTTTCTTACTGGAAGCGCTAAAATATGGTTGTCCTCCACATGGCGGCATGGCTTATGGTTTAGATCGTTTGGTTATGTTAATGACTAAATCTGCTTCAATCCGTGAAGTCATTGCTTTCCCGAAAACGCAATCAGCAGCTTGTCCATTAGTGGATGCACCTGCGGCAGTGAGTGAAGAGCAGTTAAGAGAGTTAAGTATTAAGTTACGCAAGGTTGTGTCGAAAGAAGAAGCTTAA